From Falco naumanni isolate bFalNau1 chromosome 4, bFalNau1.pat, whole genome shotgun sequence:
CTCATTCGTCTGAGTTTATTTGTAGGAACCAAGAAAATACCGTACTAAATTCTTTCTTGCTGTGAAATTTAAATATGGATTACTTAAAGCATCTTTGGTCAAAAGGGATTGTTTTTCCAATAGatttcataaaatacttttaaatgcatgacctgctttaaaaaaagcagtatttctaaGCTGGAAACCGATTCTGCCCCACCTCACACACTGACATTGCCATCTCATGGGTGTTGACTAACCTGAAATTGTACCAAACTTAATGAGGGCAAAAACCTGCATTGATGCTGTCACATTTAGTAAAAACAGACGTGTTTCTAACATCATCCTCTTCCTTTTAGTCATTAGTATACGatcatttattttcaggttcTTTATTCATACTGAAAAGATtcaaacaaaggaagaaatatacGCCCTAACACCACATGCAACAGCTGAGTTCAGGTCAGTATCAGCTGCTAAGCTTTCTGTGCACTGCAGGTGGATGTGGCCATTATTAGTGCCACTCTATCCTCAAGTTCTAGGTCTGAGAGAAACAGAAACCCAAAGTTATCATAAAGCTCCAGTCTCTTAACCTTTTGGTAAGGATAGAAGACTGGggtattttttgccttttaaatggTACCACTAGTGCTCTTGTAGGGTGTTATTCCTGCTCCGCAAATTCCTGTGCAAAAGCCAGCGAtacaggagagaggagaggtgGAAGAGTGTTTACTAGCCAAGGTTAAAACAGAGTCTGAGGACAGTGAATGTGTTCTGCATGTTGCTGAGTTTGCGTAGTCGCCTTGAATGCATGTGCTGTTCACCAGGCTTCGCAAAGCAGCCTGAGATCCAACCGAAGCACGCAAGAGTAGCACATCATCTCTgtctctttggctagttcacTGTTTTGTTCAAATGTTCACCATTGTGACAACTTCAGACAATCTATGACATTGCCCACTCTAACCTCCTTTTCTAGGCCTTATCTTCGTATgagcttttaaaacacaaatggGGGTATCTAAATtaccttcagaaataaaatactctaCATGGtaaataagcatttttcttgtttactaaaattttgaaataaaagcttgtTTGTTAGATTGGTCTGCTTTTATATATGACAACTCCAATATCacagttttttgaaaaaagtattaaagAAAGCCGTAAATACAACAGATGatgcaagaaaaatgcagttggAGAATTACGAGAGCATTTTCTAAACCAGTAAGACAGTAATTTCAGGTGTCAAGGCTTGTACTTCAGTGAAGTGTTTATTCTTAGTCTAACCATCACCACttattatttctgcagaattaCGAGTTATCTACAGACCTCAGGAACACAGAATGTGAACCACCACTATTCACTAGATACTATTATGCACTTCCTAAAGGCAGGAAATTAAGCAGGTACCAAATTTCCTAAAACTGTTCTGTATTTAGTAGCAGAGGGCCTTGCATTTCAATACTGTTTCTACAGATATCGCTGAACTTGTAGCACCTCTAAATTAGAAGCTAGCTGGGGAGTGACAGAATAAAGAAAGAGTtcatcttttgaaagaaaaccattAACATACCCCAGAGTTCAGGTGTTAAGTGGCAAAGTGTTAAAATGAAGTATGTACTAAACTAAGTACTGCCAAAAAAAGcacatactttttaaaaaatttttttggggggtggggtgggcaggggaagAACCAACAGCGCAAAAGGGCAGCTATGATGTAAAACAGCTTAGGTCTCCAGGAGATTTATTTGGATCTacttacagaatatttttttcccagatgtgGGAAAATCACATTCTTGCCAAGAAGATAATTCTATTTCAGTCCTTTATATCAtaattcttgctttctttttcgCTCAGTTCAAGTCACTTGTCTGTAATAAGACAGCATATCATCTAAACTTTGGTAAAGTGGTTCCTGATTTTGAGTGTCACTGCTGTTGGTCTGCACTGAAGATGCCACATCTTGGGCGCTGCAGCCACaggcctgtgctgctggtggcacctcTTGGGCGCTGCAGCCACaggcctgtgctgctggtggcacctcTTGGGCGCTGCAGCCACAGGCCTGCGCTGCTGGGGGCACCTCTTGGGCGCTGCAGCCACAGGCCTGCATTCCTGGGGGCACATCTTGAGCGCTGCAGCCACAGGCCTGCATTCCTGGGGGCACATCTTGAGCGCTGCAGCCACAGGCCTGCATTCCTGGGGGCACATCTTGGGCACCATAGCCGTAAGCTTGCATTGGAAAGGGCATATCGTGACCGCTGTAGCCGTAAGTGTGCATTGGTGGCAGCATACCTTGAGCACCGTAGCCGTAAGGCTGCATTGGAAATGGCATATCATGAGCACTATAGCCATAAGCCTGCATTGATGACAGTACGTCTTGAGTGCCATAGCCGTAAACCTGCATGGATGGCAGCCCACCTTGAGCGCCATAGCCATAAGCCTGTGCTGATGGCAGCGTACCCTCATCATCACTGCTGTCATCCTCCGCTGATGATGGCACATCTTGAGTGTCACTGCCACAGGCCTCTGCTGATGCTGACTTGTCTTGAAGATTGCTGTTGTAAGCCTGCAGTGATGGTGGCACATCTTCAACACTGCTGCTGTTAGCCTGCACTGATGGCgtctgttggttttgtgttttctctgtttccagtttttcagaTGAGGTTTCAGGACTGTTCAAATTCTGACTTCTGTAattatcatcttttttttgtcCCGTAAAGTAATCAGAAGGTGGTGCAAATTCTGGATCTCGCTCATCCCTGagttcttcctgtttctttgaCCACTGTCCAAACATCAGTTCtgttagaaacaggaaaaatggtAGAATGAATACAGATTTCAGGGTCTGAAGATCACatcagaaaggagagaaaagaaatgaggaaacaGAGAAGATGCAGCTCTGAAAAGCCATTTGAAGCTACTTTTTCATCTAGTACTAGATTGCTGGCTAAGCTGACAGTTCACTTTCATTACAGAGCAGGAACAAAAGCATTGAACATTAAAGATAACTACCATCCTCTGTATAACTCATCCTAGTCACTTTAAGATCCTTTAACAATGTGGTCATTGGTTACAAAGAATGACTAATTAGTTATGGGTGAATCACAATGCAAACCAATCATAGCATTAAGAGCTTAGTTATgagaagatggagatgatgaGATTATCTCTAGCGGGCATAGGCGAAACCCAGTAACTTCTTTATTTCAACAGAAGTGGTAGATATTCTAGTTACTGTGACAGCTGcttatttctgattaaaaatagTTCTGAGGGACTGCAATGGAATGACAGCTCAAGATCACCACACTTTAAAAAGATATCCCCAAAACCTACTGTGAAGATGTCTCCCAAACCTAGTCTCTAAAACCAGTGAAATTCTTTTCAGTATTCATTTCTACCAAGACTTCTGTAAgaaattaagcagaaaattGTGATATAGAAGGGCTACACATTTGCCTGATGTAGCAAAATAGAACCCAAATCAGAGCAGGACTTCCTCCTTTGCTTTggtaaaaagataaaaacccATGAAACAGTAAGGAGGAAAGCATCTAAGAGCGAGTTCTGTTTATCCCTCCTTATTCTAATTTAGATGGTTGTGTTACATTTATGTTCAGTGAACCACAGCTATTTTACTTCACATTTTAGAGTAAGCTGTCTGCTTTCTGAGCATAATATTTGTTGCATAGTACAGTGCTGCTTGGGTGTCAGTCAGATACTAGGATTCCtcagaagcagggaaaaaacTAGTGTCAGGCAGGATAAAGATTTAACTAATAGGACCTGAAAGTTTTGGGGTTTAATGAAACGTCAGAGTTTCCCCTAACAGTTACGTTCATTAACTGAACACAAAGGGACTGTGACAAGTAAAAAGAAGCTGGAAATATCAGTATTGCACAGAACAGGAACGCTGCTCTTACAGGAGTACTGAAGAAGGTGGACATTTTTGTGCTTTGCCTATTCCTTGTCTGCTTTTACTAAGAAGTCAGGCATGAGACAACAAGAATGTGTGTGAGCTTAGATTAATGGTCCAAAATGAGTTAATGGGTTTGGGAACAATCTGGAAGTCAGTCATCACTTGATGCGACAAGGAAGATGCTTCAAGATGGGACATTGGCACTGAAGCGGTCTCTGCCTGCATCACTTTTTAGCTCTGTCCTGTACCAGTTTCAGTGTAATACATCCTGCCATCATGTAGCATGAACTACAGGAATACATCAAGAAAAGATCACGCTGAAAGACAGTAAATCTTATGAACTATGAAATTTGTCATTCTGTCAATCTCTCTGGATCATCCAGAAATGGAGTAACTCATATAGAAGAAAGATTATGGGGACATTATAGCAGCACTGGCACTAAGGCATGCCTTGTCAGTCACCGCAAACAGACACCAGAGATTCATGAATACAAAGGGAGAAAGCATTTTGTCACTTCTCAGTCTTACCGTACTTTGTcgcaaaacaaaaatggaaatgaaagtaGTAGCATGCACGCTGCTTATGAACAATGTTTCTGAATCTACATTTCCTTACCTTTGCCTTTATCCCACTCTCGGACATAAGGCACTCCAGGCTTTGTATCTCTTCTCTCCTGGATGACAACCTCTAcctttctgcttgctgcagtAACTCTGGGAGCTTCTGGTTCCTCAGTGACACCTTTCATTTCTATGTTACAGAAAGAGACAGTATTTGTTAGTAACAGGATAAAATCTATATGAACCGCATAAGAGGAATAGGAAGCAAGAGTTATTTGCATTTATAAAGCTCATACTAGTTATCTAATTACATTCTAATAATGAAATGCATCTAAGTGGgaaggtgatttttttaagttttctaaTTCTTGCATATTAGTTCAGAAAAGATAACAGGTAAGCCAGATAACGCTTCCTGATTATCTACCAAGAAACACTATTAGCTTTCTAGTTGTATAAAAAAGACTGTGGAAAATCTATTGCCTAATAACACAAAAAGGAATGTGCTGAGTGTCATATCAAAGCTAGAAAATTTACGTAAAGTAAGAACATCAGCATGATAGCTCCATTTCATACTGGAGAaaacaatttgcatttttattcttctgaacAACAGTAACAGTTAGCAGTGGCACAttactgttctttgtttccagaACACTTCACAATTAATCACTTGCATAGAATTCTGACACAGTGAAATATTAGTTATATTTTACAGTGGGAGGCAGACAGTACAAGTCGACTAGCAGTGTCATGAGGGAGACAGCGCAGATGGGACTACAACTCAAAATCATCCTCCTAAATCCTAAAGTCAGCTTTATGTCCAATTTACAGACTGTACTGAAACTGTAAGAGTGTATGATACCAAAACTAACTTGTTACTGTGTTTTATTCTACCtcatcctaaaaaaaaaaaaaaaagacagtaaaatttcATCAGCTCTAATCTCAGCCTGCATAATTAACCCACATATTTCCTGCTGTCAGGTGTGAATCAAAAAAAGTCTACAATCTACATACAACATTTCTACCTGCATTATTAAGCTATTTCTGGCATGATTTTATATGTACACACAATTATATGAACTCTCACTATCTTAGCAGTTATACTAATTGCATATATAGAACACATAATAGCAATACATTGAATGTCCAAACCTAAATCAATTAGAGCGTGCCTGTCCCTCAGTCAAGTACAAGATGAAATAGCAAATATTAACTTTAAAAGGCAGCAGATCATACCTCCTTTCTCcaatttttctgcctcttcctctaATCCAGCTTCCCTTAACTTCTTAATCTTCCGTGCTCGAAGTTTAGACAGCCTTGCATCTAGAGctgccttccttttttcttttaactgttcACGTTTAGTTCTCTGATCAAGTGTcttaacagcaaagaaaaacatgaattaATCTTCCTTTGCTATTATAATCAACCACATATCTTCCTTCACTAAACAACTACAAGCAATCCTTATCAAGTACCATGTTTCAATAGGGAAAAAGAGGCCAAATTTTTGGGGGAGTCAGCTGCAGGTATCACCTAGTATAAGACTTAAGACAACAAATCAATGACAGTGACCACTGAAACTAAATTTCCTTGTACCCTAATTTGCTCATTAAGCTCATACCTGCTCTCTTAGCATATCCAGTGTTGCCCGTTGTTTATTCCTAAGTTCTTTGTCACGAGAAAAGGCAAAGTAACCAACACCAAGCTGCCTGGCCtctgaaaagaagaagaaaatcagtagATTTGAAGTTACATTCAGTTCATAATTGACAGTAACTGCAAGTACCATGCATCCTGCTTTCAGGCACAGAATTACTCCCAACAATACACACATTAGTTTTAGATGGCTAAAAAGGGCTTGTTTTAGATGATGCATGAAGTGAAGCTTCACAAAGGAGAACACAAGTAGGAGgtactgaaatttgaaaaattacatttgagaaaaaataaatctagatTTTATGTACTGGTAGTTTGGATGGTTATTACTTATGTGGTTTAAGACATACTTACATTTTGCCATACAGACACAGGAATTAACTTTCCCTTGATTCCTCTAAAACTAATCTCTTTGGTGATACAAAGACAAGCAACATAAAGTATGGAAGTATACCATTTTCTCGAATGTCCTCATAATGAATGGGTCCCATGGGTTTTCTGAGggcttcttcctcttctttttcccacTGTTGCCTCTGAAGTTCTTTTCTCATGTCTTCAGATAAAAGAGTATTCCCATCAAGACCTTGtctaattgaaaa
This genomic window contains:
- the CCDC174 gene encoding coiled-coil domain-containing protein 174; the encoded protein is MDRRKKPLDVAASSLVDLKAELFRKQEEFKKEKLLKDAGIFAKPRTSNKFGISGIAMLVFFFLFRKKLEEKAKLYEKMTKGDFPDEETEDLYLVDFTQKIIDKQHEVQELYQSEAAQKTLEKETDDEETQPEMEIPPPENPDEEWVDYVDFLGRSRRCMKKDLPGLLKMDQELQGKRQGLDGNTLLSEDMRKELQRQQWEKEEEEALRKPMGPIHYEDIRENEARQLGVGYFAFSRDKELRNKQRATLDMLREQTLDQRTKREQLKEKRKAALDARLSKLRARKIKKLREAGLEEEAEKLEKGEMKGVTEEPEAPRVTAASRKVEVVIQERRDTKPGVPYVREWDKGKELMFGQWSKKQEELRDERDPEFAPPSDYFTGQKKDDNYRSQNLNSPETSSEKLETEKTQNQQTPSVQANSSSVEDVPPSLQAYNSNLQDKSASAEACGSDTQDVPSSAEDDSSDDEGTLPSAQAYGYGAQGGLPSMQVYGYGTQDVLSSMQAYGYSAHDMPFPMQPYGYGAQGMLPPMHTYGYSGHDMPFPMQAYGYGAQDVPPGMQACGCSAQDVPPGMQACGCSAQDVPPGMQACGCSAQEVPPAAQACGCSAQEVPPAAQACGCSAQEVPPAAQACGCSAQDVASSVQTNSSDTQNQEPLYQSLDDMLSYYRQVT